A single window of Pyrus communis chromosome 10, drPyrComm1.1, whole genome shotgun sequence DNA harbors:
- the LOC137747422 gene encoding probable glycosyltransferase At3g07620, giving the protein MEYTFQFPKLCNIEPRSRRWLFLLGVVSVTYLSIQSLLLPYGIALRSLSPHSEVPAQVKGSGLPVHSSAKSMMVRNPLMVNSSASIDVSMFGGEIRQGTEPNGKDVSKEIDLMLEEKEIDNDFESDTDRNVDDDFPSENVVAINQSLSIKNRETVTILDKADGTRDGFHLENFVLPNSEITRENASKENLTVTVKKSDGVKTAVPSYPLIFPAANLLENRSTSVGSTSLKSGVVASKNGSVVTTRLGKKKKMRCELPPKSITSISEMNRILVRKRVSSLSPKPRWSSVRDQEILATKSQIEHPPIAINDPELYAPLFRNVSMFKRSYELMERTLKIYIYKEGNKPIFHQPILKGLYASEGWFMKLMQGYKRFLVKDPSKAHLFYMPFSSRMLEYALYVRNSHNRTNLRQFLKEYSETIAAKYPYFNRTDGADHFFVACHDWAPYETRHHMERCIKALCNADPTSGFKIGRDVSLPETYVRSERNPLIDLGGKPPSQRKILAFYAGNMHGYLRPILLEYWKDKDPDVKIFGPMPPGVARKLNYIHHMQSSKYCICPKGYEVNSPRVVEAIFYECVPVIISDNFVPPFFEVLDWGAFSVILAEQDIPKLKEILVSIPEEKYLQLQLGVRKVQKHFLWHAKPLKYDLFHMTLHSIWYNRVFQLKLR; this is encoded by the exons ATGGAGTACACATTTCAATTTCCTAAGCTATGCAATATAGAACCCCGGAGTCGGAGATGGCTTTTTCTTCTCGGGGTAGTGTCTGTTACTTATTTATCGATTCAGTCGCTTTTGCTTCCCTATGGCATTGCTCTTCGGTCTCTATCGCCTCACAGTGAGGTTCCAGCACAAGTCAAAGGTAGCGGCCTCCCTGTTCATTCTTCTGCCAAGTCCATGATGGTTCGCAATCCTCTCATGGTAAATTCTTCGGCTTCGATTGATGTTTCTATGTTTGGAGGAGAAATTAGGCAGGGTACTGAACCAAATGGAAAGGATGTATCTAAGGAAATCGATTTAAtgttagaagaaaaagaaatagacAATGATTTTGAAAGTGACACTGATCGAAATGTAGATGATGATTTCCCGTCTGAGAATGTTGTAGCCATAAATCAAAGTCTCAGCATTAAGAATCGAGAAACTGTTACTATTTTGGATAAGGCTGATGGAACTAGGGATGGCTTCCATTTGGAGAATTTTGTGTTGCCGAACTCTGAAATTACTAGGGAGAATGcttcaaaagaaaatttaaccGTGACAGTAAAAAAATCTGATGGTGTCAAAACTGCTGTTCCATCGTATCCACTCATTTTTCCTGCAGCGAATTTGTTAGAAAATAGAAGCACTTCCGTTGGTTCTACTTCCTTGAAAAGTGGTGTTGTGGCTTCAAAAAATGGTTCTGTAGTGACGACAAGActtgggaagaagaagaagatgaggtgTGAATTGCCACCAAAGTCGATAACATCAATATCTGAGATGAATCGTATACTAGTGCGGAAGCGCGTTTCTTCTCTTTCACCG AAACCACGATGGTCCTCTGTACGTGACCAGGAGATTCTAGCTACGAAGTCACAGATCGAGCATCCTCCTATTGCAATAAATGATCCAGAACTTTATGCTCCTCTCTTTAGAAATGTTTCCATGTTTAAAAG GAGTTATGAACTTATGGAACGAACGCTGAAAATCTATATCTACAAGGAGGGAAACAAGCCGATCTTTCATCAACCAATACTCAAGGGTTTATATGCTTCAGAAGGATGGTTCATGAAACTGATGCAGGGATATAAGCGTTTTCTTGTGAAGGATCCTAGCAAGGCTCATCTTTTTTATATGCCATTTAGTTCCCGGATGCTAGAGTATGCTCTATATGTACGTAACTCTCACAACCGTACAAACCTACGCCAATTTCTGAAGGAATATTCTGAAACAATTGCAGCAAAGTATCCTTATTTTAACAGAACTGATGGCGCAGATCATTTTTTTGTTGCTTGCCATGACTGG GCTCCATATGAAACAAGGCACCACATGGAGCGCTGCATCAAAGCGCTTTGCAATGCTGATCCGACTTCCGGCTTCAAAATAGGAAGGGATGTGTCTCTTCCAGAGACATATGTTCGTTCAGAGAGAAATCCCCTTATAGATCTTGGAGGCAAACCTCCTTCTCAGAGGAAGATTCTTGCCTTTTATGCTGGAAATATGCATGGCTACTTACGTCCAATTCTGCTAGAGTACTGGAAGGACAAAGACCCCGATGTGAAGATTTTTGGCCCAATGCCTCCCGGTGTTGCAAGAAAATTGAATTACATCCACCACATGCAGAGCAGCAAATACTGTATCTGCCCCAAGGGTTATGAGGTCAACAGTCCGCGAGTGGTCGAAGCAATATTTTATGAGTGCGTACCTGTGATCATATCTGACAACTTTGTGCCGCCATTTTTCGAGGTTTTGGATTGGGGGGCATTCTCTGTGATTCTTGCAGAGCAAGACATTCCAAAGTTGAAGGAGATACTAGTTTCGATACCAGAAGAGAAGTATCTTCAGCTGCAGCTAGGGGTCAGGAAGGTTCAGAAACATTTTCTGTGGCATGCTAAACCCCTCAAGTATGATCTCTTCCACATGACACTTCATTCGATTTGGTACAACCGAGTTTTTCAGttaaaactccgttaa
- the LOC137747419 gene encoding probable glycosyltransferase At3g07620, whose amino-acid sequence MDTAAARTQRFWNIGIRRLLLIIGGAVAIVVVSQCFELPYDTTFFFFPADIGSISTATMFANVGSSNMSKSGKFSVGGVEGLVVNDTEVSDSVEESGHGNDTNQQTWVYGLALGNDSSSTGDSMLENNVTLGKSYPVGTGGNEDGVFFRGKTRDFKNGYLQTANESADSCREDNEPGISFGLRVNEVGLVPVVSQESSTKSPENLNVDSNGNVEQNIETQIDHQKIELRQPVSVTLDDNSTMTDISVLRKWNRRPTSISQMNSLLLQSSVSSRSMQLRRYSARDRELQSAKLEIENAPIIRDNAGLSASVFRNLSKFIRSYDLMEHMLKVYIYREGEKPVFHQPLMRGIYASEGWFMKLIEGNKKFVVRDPKKAHLFYLPFDSHMLRLTVPRHSIHGKSKTVLEEVLKSYVGLISRKYPFWNRTKGADHFLVACHDWAPKLTKQCMKNCIRSLCNAHVDREFEIGKDTSLPVTYIRSVENPLQDLGGKPASERSILAFFAGGLHGYLRPILLHYWANKEPDMKIFGPMPHDIEGKRMYREYMKSSKYCICARGYEVHTPRIVEAIFYKCVPVIISDSYMPPFFEVFNWEAFAVFIQERDIPNLRNILLSIPEEKYLTMMSRIKMVQQHFFWHKKPKKYDLFHMVLHSVWYNRILQLKTR is encoded by the exons ATGGATACTGCTGCTGCTCGAACCCAGAGATTTTGGAACATTGGAATCCGGAGACTGCTGTTAATAATCGGCGGGGCGGTTGCCATTGTAGTTGTATCCCAGTGTTTTGAGCTTCCCTATGAcacaacttttttctttttccctgcTGATATTGGTTCGATTTCAACAGCCACAATGTTTGCCAATGTTGGTAGCTCAAACATGTCAAAGTCTGGCAAGTTTAGTGTTGGTGGTGTAGAGGGCCTGGTGGTTAATGACACTGAAGTTTCCGATTCGGTGGAAGAATCTGGGCATGGGAATGATACGAATCAACAGACCTGGGTGTATGGATTAGCACTTGGTAATGACAGCAGTTCCACCGGGGATTCCATGTTAGAGAATAATGTAACACTTGGAAAGAGTTATCCCGTGGGAACGGGTGGAAATGAAGATGGAGTTTTTTTCCGGGGAAAGACTCGAGATTTTAAAAATGGTTACTTACAGACAGCTAATGAATCAGCTGACAGTTGCAGGGAAGACAACGAGCCTGGAATCAGCTTTGGTTTAAGGGTTAATGAAGTTGGTCTTGTGCCAGTTGTATCACAGGAAAGCTCTACAAAGAGTCCGGAAAACTTGAATGTAGATTCAAACGGCAATGTCGAACAAAATATAGAAACCCAAATTGATCACCAGAAGATTGAGCTACGGCAACCTGTTTCAGTCACCTTGGATGATAATTCTACAATGACTGATATATCTGTACTAAGGAAGTGGAACCGACGACCAACATCAATATCACAGATGAACTCATTATTGCTTCAAAGTTCTGTTTCTTCTCGTTCAATG CAACTGCGGAGGTACTCAGCACGTGATCGTGAACTACAATCTGCAAAACTGGAGATTGAGAATGCTCCCATCATAAGGGATAATGCAGGACTTAGTGCTTCTGTTTTCCGAAATCTCTCCAAATTTATAAG GAGTTATGACTTGATGGAGCACATGCTCAAAGTTTACATCTACAGGGAAGGTGAAAAGCCGGTATTCCATCAGCCTTTGATGAGAGGAATCTATGCCTCAGAAGGATggtttatgaaactaattgaaggaaataaaaaatttgttgtgAGGGACCCCAAGAAAGCTCATTTATTCTATTTACCCTTCGATTCGCATATGCTAAGGTTGACTGTTCCTAGACACTCTATCCATGGTAAGAGTAAGACGGTCCTAGAAGAAGTTTTGAAGAGCTATGTTGGGTTAATTTCTAGAAAATATCCTTTCTGGAACAGAACGAAAGGGGCAGATCATTTTCTTGTTGCTTGTCATGACTGG GCCCCCAAGCTCACAAAACAGTGCATGAAGAATTGCATCAGGTCTCTTTGCAACGCTCATGTCGATAGAGAATTCGAAATTGGCAAGGACACCAGTCTACCTGTGACATATATACGTTCCGTGGAGAATCCTCTTCAGGATCTTGGAGGAAAACCTGCTTCAGAAAGATCTATCCTGGCCTTCTTTGCCGGGGGCTTGCATGGCTATCTCCGACCAATCCTGCTACACTACTGGGCAAACAAAGAACCCGACATGAAAATCTTTGGCCCAATGCCGCATGATATTGAAGGCAAAAGAATGTACAGGGAATACATGAAGAGCAGCAAGTATTGCATATGTGCCAGGGGTTACGAGGTCCACACACCTCGAATAGTTGAGGCCATATTCTACAAGTGCGTGCCAGTCATCATATCGGACAGTTACATGCCTCCTTTCTTTGAAGTATTTAATTGGGAGGCATTTGCAGTTTTCATACAAGAGAGGGACATCCCCAATTTGAGAAACATTCTGCTCTCAATCCCGGAAGAGAAGTACCTTACAATGATGTCGAGAATAAAGATGGTGCAACAACATTTCTTCTGGCACAAGAAGCCCAAGAAGTACGACTTATTTCATATGGTACTTCATTCAGTCTGGTACAACAGAATTCTTCAGTTAAAAACCAGATGA
- the LOC137747665 gene encoding uncharacterized protein, translated as MDDIFTHLLTLASYISHRFVQFIEDLVRRDADRCSDDLLVNSAGQHLRSLRHGVCNFFAEGCSSSSNSCISGRNPGICERASEPGEDARTEIVAANSSYAVVPFIFKGLLLPLHGLQFAWRLAMSCCRSSVAYVRCTHLRICSIASRIQKSLRGSSDDIGWLQHTDGMPGVEDGTARFLELLVGIRNGEHRLPSSYVYLLIPGLFSNHGPLYFVGTKKFFSKMGLVCHVAKIHSEASVAHNAWELKQYIEELYWGSGKRVMLLGHSKGGVDAAAALSIYWCDLKDKVAGLALVQSPYGGTPLASDCLREGQVADKETRRIMELLICKLIKGDIRALEDLTYEKRKEFIMKHKLPAEQIPLVSFHSEASIAPGVLATMTHIAHAELPWLPLPNFGNKESDEIIQAGRQLPVVIPLSAAMALTALHLQLRYGEKSDGLVTCRDAEVPGSVVVRPDRKLDHAWMVYSTKKKNPGEADASEMCEAILTLLVELGKLREEAKAMN; from the exons ATGGATGACATTTTCACCCATCTATTGACATTGGCTAGTTACATTAGTCATCGGTTTGTTCAATTTATCG AGGATCTCGTACGTAGAGATGCTGATAGATGTTCAGATGATTTGCTGGTCAATTCTGCTGGACAGCATTTAAGATCATTGAGACACggtgtttgtaatttttttgctGAAGGTTGTTCATCGTCTTCAAACTCTTGTATTTCCGGTCGAAACCCTGGAATCTGTGAAAGAGCCTCAGAGCCCGGGGAAGACGCTAGAACTGAAATTGTAGCCGCCAATTCCAGTTATGCAGTAGTCCCATTCATCTTTAAAGG GTTACTACTGCCATTACATGGTTTACAATTCGCATGGAGGTTGGCAATGTCTTGTTGCAGAAGCTCTGTGGCATACGTTAGATGTACTCATCTTCGAATTTGTAG CATTGCATCTCGAATACAGAAATCATTGCGAGGCTCATCAGATGATATTGGATGGTTGCAGCACACTGACGGCATGCCTGGTGTGGAGGATGGTACAGCAAGATTTTTGGAATTGCTTGTAGGAATTAG GAATGGAGAGCACCGACTTCCCAGCTCATATGTCTATCTACTAATTCCAG GCCTCTTTAGCAATCACGGCCCCTTATACTTTGTTGGAACTAAGAAATTCTTTTCGAAGATGGGTCTAGTGTGCCATGTTGCAAAAATTCACAGCGAG GCATCTGTTGCACACAATGCATGGGAACTCAAGCAATATATAGAGGAGCTATATTGGGGATCCGGTAAGCGTGTTATGCTGCTAGGGCACAGCAAAGGTGGTGTGGATGCTGCAGCTGCATTGTCAATCTATTGGTGTGATTTAAAAGACAAAGTGGCTGGTTTAGCACTGGTACAGAGCCCATACGGCGGCACTCCATTGGCTTCTGATTGTCTTCGTGAAGGCCAGGTTGCTGACAAAGAAACCCGCCGGATCATGGAGCTCTTGATATGCAAGCTAATTAAG GGTGACATTCGGGCACTAGAGGATCTTACATACGAGAAGCGAAAGGAGTTTATCATGAAGCACAAACTTCCAGCAGAGCAAATTCCTCTGGTTTCCTTCCACTCTGAGGCCAGCATTGCTCCCGGCGTCCTTGCAACAATGACACACATAGCGCATGCAGAGCTTCCCTGGCTTCCCCTACCAAACTTTGGCAATAAGGAGTCAGATGAAATCATTCAAGCAGGTCGTCAGCTGCCAGTGGTGATTCctttatctgctgccatggctttgACTGCACTTCATCTCCAACTCCGGTATGGGGAGAAGAGTGACGGGTTAGTGACCTGCCGTGACGCTGAAGTTCCAGGTTCGGTTGTGGTCAGACCGGACAGGAAGCTTGATCATGCCTGGATGGTTTATTCTACAAAGAAAAAGAACCCAGGTGAGGCTGATGCCTCAGAAATGTGTGAGGCTATTCTGACTCTGCTTGTAGAGCTTGGAAAGTTAAGGGAAGAGGCAAAAGCTATGAACTGA
- the LOC137748330 gene encoding CRS2-associated factor 1, chloroplastic-like, with protein sequence MALNLPTSCPIFAPLLNPSPTHNPAQHRPPTEVRFARWNNANAEKFNQRRRAQQEIEDDIRRERRFESATRIATLSDSATDTAAAAANATTSSETFKSVGTPSYPSSPSIPGKKSKYSKNPNPNDSHPAFRRIIRPTKVSKILREKRPAVDRKADISIGDDGLSYVIDGAPFEFKYSYTETPKIKPIKLREPPFVPFGPTTMDRPWTGRAPLPASKKKLKEFDSFQLPPPHKKGVKPVQSPGPYLAGSGPKYVKSREEILGEPLTVEEVKELVKGCIKTKRQLNMGRDGLTHNMLDNIHAHWKRRRVCKIKCKGVCTVDMENVCEQLEERTGGKIIYRKGGVIYLFRGRNYNYKTRPKFPLMLWRPITPVYPRLVQRAPEGLTVEEASEMRKKGRNLIPICKLGKNGVYSELVKNVREAFEECELVRINCQGMNGSDYRKIGAKLKDLVPCVLMSFELEHILLWRGREWKSSLPNLESDLKEVNESDVDDSTSIASTSCTSEVVGAEGSEDLSPSLYVEPHATVDGASTVGGTSENKPISDVEGYINNESEAKMNASNSSTLQDNIHCADDKSKTTPLTSEIDPMLAKAGCADEASPTAVMGSGTMAVPVGSAETRLDSITVGPGSDENPQEASVGSQIHSEPAKLSAPCTENVLLLLNEAVGSGSALILDESSLDADIIYQRSVALAQSAPPGPVFKHQRPKKVAVLKRVKVVKQDAGDSEVKEITVSVKRGSEKIQKKGSKVKMTRDFGENILDNVVPQGSLRVDELAKLLA encoded by the exons ATGGCGCTAAATTTGCCCACTTCCTGTCCCATTTTCGCGCCACTATTGAACCCGAGCCCCACCCACAACCCGGCCCAGCACCGCCCGCCAACGGAGGTCCGATTCGCGCGGTGGAACAACGCCAACGCCGAGAAATTCAACCAACGCCGGAGGGCCCAGCAAGAAATCGAGGACGATATTCGCCGGGAGCGCCGATTCGAGTCCGCTACCAGAATTGCCACTCTTTCCGACTCTGCCACTGacaccgccgccgccgccgccaacGCCACCACGAGTAGTGAAACATTTAAATCCGTTGGCACGCCGTCGTATCCCTCGAGCCCTTCAATCCCAGGCAAGAAATCCAAGTACtccaaaaaccctaaccctaacgaTTCGCACCCGGCATTTCGCCGAATTATAAGACCCACGAAGGTCTCGAAAATTTTGAGGGAGAAAAGGCCGGCAGTCGACAGAAAAGCCGACATTTCCATCGGCGACGATGGGCTTTCTTACGTCATCGACGGAGCCCCTTTTGAATTCAAGTACAGCTACACCGAGACTCCTAAAATCAAGCCCATTAAGCTCCGGGAACCGCCGTTCGTGCCATTTGGGCCCACCACGATGGACCGGCCATGGACGGGTCGGGCCCCCTTGCCAGCAAGCAAGAAGAAACTGAAGGAATTCGACTCTTTCCAGCTGCCTCCGCCGCACAAGAAGGGGGTTAAGCCGGTGCAATCTCCGGGTCCGTATTTGGCGGGGTCGGGTCCTAAGTATGTGAAGTCCAGGGAAGAGATTTTGGGGGAGCCGCTGACAGTTGAGGAAGTTAAGGAATTAGTTAAAGGGTGCATCAAAACCAAGAGGCAGTTGAATATGG GTAGAGATGGTTTGACCCACAACATGTTGGATAACATACATGCTCACTGGAAGCGCCGGAGAGTGTGCAAGATTAAATGCAAAGGTGTTTGTACAGTGGATATGGAGAACGTGTGCGAGCAATTAGAG GAAAGAACTGGAGGGAAGATCATTTACAGGAAAGGTGGAGTGATATACCTTTTCCGAGGCAGAAACTACAACTATAAAACTCGTCCTAAGTTTCCTCTCATGCTTTGGAGGCCTATCACTCCTGTATATCCTAGACTGGTTCAGCGGGCTCCCGAGGGTCTAACAGTAGAAGAGGCATCTGAGATGCGTAAGAAGGGACGGAATCTGATACCAATATGCAAGCTTG GGAAAAATGGTGTGTACTCTGAATTGGTAAAAAATGTCAGAGAGGCCTTCGAAGAGTGTGAGCTAGTTCGAATAAATTGTCAGGGGATGAATGGGAGTGACTACCGAAAAATAGGTGCTAAACTTAAG GATCTTGTCCCTTGTGTGTTAATGTCATTTGAACTTGAGCACATTCTTTTGTGGAGAGGACGGGAATGGAAGTCTTCTCTTCCAAATCTAGAGAGTGATCTCAAGGAAGTCAACGAATCTGATGTTGATGATTCAACTTCAATTGCATCAACATCATGTACTTCTGAAGTTGTGGGGGCAGAGGGAAGTGAGGATCTCTCGCCATCACTATATGTTGAGCCACATGCCACAGTTGATGGGGCTTCTACCGTTGGAGGAACCTCTGAAAACAAACCCATTTCAGATGTTGAAGGCTATATAAACAATGAATCAGAAGCTAAAATGAATGCCAGTAACAGCTCAACATTGCAAGACAATATCCACTGTGCTGATGATAAGTCAAAAACTACGCCGCTTACATCTGAAATTGATCCCATGTTGGCTAAAGCAGGCTGTGCTGATGAAGCATCACCAACTGCAGTAATGGGGTCTGGGACCATGGCAGTGCCTGTTGGAAGCGCCGAAACCAGGTTGGATTCCATAACGGTAGGTCCTGGAAGTGACGAGAATCCTCAAGAAGCTTCAGTAGGCTCACAAATTCATAGTGAGCCAGCAAAATTGAGTGCACCTTGTACAGAAAATGTGCTGTTACTCTTGAATGAAGCTGTTGGTAGTGGGAGTGCACTTATTTTAGATGAGTCATCCCTGGATGCCGATATTATTTATCAACGGTCAGTTGCCTTAGCGCAGTCTGCTCCCCCTGGCCCGGTGTTTAAGCATCAACGACCCAAGAAAGTAGCAGTTTTAAAGAGAGTAAAGGTTGTGAAACAAGATGCTGGGGATTCAGAAGTGAAAGAGATAACAGTTTCTGTGAAGAGAGGAAGTGAGAAGATTCAGAAGAAGGGTAGTAAAGTTAAAATGACAAGagattttggtgaaaatatacTAGATAATGTTGTACCACAGGGAAGTTTGAGAGTTGATGAACTTGCTAAGCTATTAGCATGA